One region of Primulina tabacum isolate GXHZ01 chromosome 17, ASM2559414v2, whole genome shotgun sequence genomic DNA includes:
- the LOC142530891 gene encoding BAG family molecular chaperone regulator 7-like, producing MSRFKRFEVIDYSPSYFIKETSIFSPSRSIPLNPRFPSFPFLESELDQAFELLHFTPNPPLFLDEFDAITDLIQIEEFPVYSTTRRVTRCREFGYGTERHLQSLSDRVLNLELGFDRLQKEKPRRGKKIGERKYTWTAEIKGPEKDGVDRKYKLTAEIKDGKDENHGLEKNYKWTAEIKGKGRDHAPIERTYTYKVSSGGGRGESEKGENKRCEKGKGKGKARIVEIEDPSDHRAVVLRQAFAKRVEKSRGKRRVLSPEDAAALIQITFRAYLIRRSQALRALRELAVAKTKLKEIRALFHNFTYRRHLTRDAEERQRFSEKIIVLLLTVDAIEGADRTVRAAKRSMVDELEAMLDVVDPQPPGKSYSTKRRQFDMPDGTMNKELAAGVAQVIQMLDQEANGSETLEE from the exons ATGAGTAGATTCAAGAGATTTGAGGTTATCGACTACTCCCCGTCATATTTCATCAAAGAAACCTCCATTTTCAGCCCATCCAGAAGCATTCCGCTGAACCCTCGCTTCCCTTCCTTCCCCTTTCTTGAATCTGAGCTTGACCAGGCTTTTGAACTTCTGCATTTCACCCCGAATCCACCCTTGTTTTTGGATGAATTCGACGCTATCACGGATTTGATCCAGATCGAGGAATTCCCAGTTTACTCCACAACTCGCCGGGTCACCCGCTGTAGGGAATTTGGGTATGGAACCGAGCGACATTTGCAGTCGCTCAGCGATCGGGTGTTGAATTTGGAGCTGGGTTTTGACAGGCTCCAGAAGGAGAAGCCGAGGAGGGGGAAGAAGATTGGGGAGAGGAAGTACACGTGGACGGCTGAGATTAAGGGCCCTGAGAAAGATGGGGTTGACCGGAAGTATAAGTTGACTGCGGAGATCAAGGACGGGAAGGATGAAAATCATGGGCTGGAGAAGAACTACAAATGGACGGCTGAGATTAAGGGAAAGGGCCGGGATCACGCGCCGATCGAGAGAACGTACACTTATAAGGTGTCGAGTGGCGGCGGAAGGGGCGAATCGGAGAAGGGTGAGAACAAGAGATGTGAGAAAGGGAAAGGGAAGGGTAAAGCTCGGATTGTTGAGATTGAAGATCCCTCCGATCATCGGGCCGTTGTTTTAAGGCAG GCTTTTGCCAAGAGAGTGGAGAAGAGCAGGGGTAAGAGAAGGGTGTTGTCTCCAGAAGATGCGGCGGCGCTGATTCAGATTACTTTCCGAGCTTATCTTATTCGAAGATCTCAGGCTTTGCGTGCGCTTCGAGAGCTGGCTGTTGCCAAGACCAAGCTAAAGGAGATCAGGGCTTTGTTCCACAACTTCACTTATCGTAGACACCTCACCCGCGATGCGGAGGAGCGGCAGAGGTTCTCCGAAAAGATCATCGTTCTTCTTCTCACCGTTGATGCCATTGAG GGTGCTGATCGAACAGTTCGAGCTGCTAAAAGATCTATGGTGGACGAGCTGGAAGCAATGCTGGATGTTGTAGACCCTCAACCACCTGGGAAATCCTACTCCACGAAGAGGAGACAATTCGATATGCCCGATGGCACAATGAATAAGGAACTCGCAGCAGGTGTTGCACAAGTGATTCAAATGCTTGATCAAGAGGCGAATGGTTCCGAAACTCTCGAAGAATGA